The following proteins are encoded in a genomic region of Deltaproteobacteria bacterium:
- a CDS encoding adenylosuccinate lyase, translating into MIPRYSRPEIASVWEPESKFAKWLEIEILAAEAWSKKGLVPPEAIQTIRKKAKFDIVRIDAIEAEVKHDVIAFLTNVAENIGPEARYLHIGLTSSDIVDTCFSLQLKEASSLLKKDLEALLGVIRKRALDHKMTPMIGRTHGIHAEPITFGLKLIGWYEEMKRALTRLDLAEGEIGYGKLSGAVGTYANGDPFVEKYVCEKLGLRPEPVATQVIPRDRYAVFFCRLAITASSIERIATELRHLQRTELLEAEEAFTKGQKGSSAMPHKRNPVSAENLCGLARLVRSYAMAAMENVALWHERDISHSSVERVIGPDATILMDYMLVRLTKLIEGLVVYPENMKKNLEKMGGLVYSESVLLELVRAGLTREKAYELVQRNAMRVWEKGADFQRELLQDKEVARHLKPEVIKKAFNLKHHLREVDFIFRRVFEK; encoded by the coding sequence ATGATACCCCGTTACAGCCGACCCGAGATCGCCTCCGTTTGGGAGCCGGAGAGCAAGTTCGCGAAATGGTTGGAAATTGAGATCCTGGCGGCGGAGGCCTGGTCCAAGAAGGGGCTGGTCCCCCCGGAGGCGATCCAGACGATCCGTAAAAAGGCAAAATTCGATATTGTCCGGATTGATGCGATCGAGGCGGAGGTCAAACATGACGTCATTGCCTTCCTGACCAACGTGGCCGAGAATATCGGCCCGGAGGCTCGCTACCTCCACATCGGACTCACTTCATCGGATATCGTAGATACCTGTTTTTCTCTTCAACTGAAAGAGGCCTCGTCCCTCCTCAAAAAAGATTTGGAGGCCCTTTTGGGAGTAATTCGCAAGAGGGCGTTGGATCACAAGATGACCCCGATGATTGGGCGGACCCATGGCATCCATGCCGAACCGATCACCTTTGGTCTGAAACTCATCGGTTGGTATGAAGAGATGAAGCGAGCACTGACCCGTTTGGATCTGGCTGAAGGAGAGATCGGTTATGGCAAGCTTTCCGGGGCGGTCGGGACCTATGCCAACGGAGACCCGTTTGTGGAAAAGTATGTTTGTGAAAAGCTGGGGCTTCGACCGGAACCGGTTGCAACTCAGGTGATCCCGAGGGATCGCTACGCCGTATTTTTCTGTCGCTTGGCCATCACCGCTTCTTCCATTGAGCGGATTGCCACGGAGTTAAGACACCTTCAACGAACCGAACTCCTTGAGGCGGAAGAGGCCTTTACCAAGGGGCAGAAGGGTTCTTCGGCAATGCCGCACAAGAGAAATCCGGTCAGCGCTGAAAATCTTTGTGGGCTGGCCCGTCTGGTCCGCTCCTATGCGATGGCGGCGATGGAGAATGTGGCCCTTTGGCATGAACGGGACATCAGTCATTCTTCGGTGGAGAGGGTGATTGGCCCCGACGCCACTATTTTGATGGATTATATGCTGGTTCGTTTGACGAAACTGATTGAAGGGCTTGTGGTCTATCCTGAAAATATGAAGAAAAATTTGGAGAAAATGGGAGGTCTTGTCTATTCCGAATCGGTCCTTTTGGAGCTTGTCAGGGCGGGGCTGACACGCGAGAAGGCGTACGAACTGGTTCAGCGAAATGCGATGAGAGTTTGGGAAAAAGGGGCCGATTTTCAGCGAGAACTCTTGCAAGATAAAGAAGTGGCCCGGCACCTTAAGCCGGAGGTCATCAAGAAGGCGTTTAATCTGAAACATCACTTGAGAGAAGTCGATTTTATTTTTAGGAGGGTTTTTGAGAAATGA
- the purL gene encoding phosphoribosylformylglycinamidine synthase subunit PurL: protein MDTKTVQQHGLSSEEYQKILTILGREPNLLELGIFSVMWSEHCSYKSSRVFLKKLPTKGKQVLCGPGENAGIVDIGDGLGLVFKMESHNHPSFIEPFQGAATGVGGILRDVFTMGARPIALLNSLRFGSPNHPKTKYLVKGVVAGIAGYGNCMGIPTVGGEVSFHSSYNGNNLVNAMCVGLVKKNRIFKAKAAGVGNPVFYVGSKTGRDGIHGATMASDVFDEKSEEKRPTVQVGDPFTEKRLMEACLELFQTKDLVGIQDMGAAGLTCSSFEMASKGNVGIDLDLSKVPLREVGMTPYEVMLSESQERMLFVAKKGAEKRVEKIFKKWGLDVSAIGKVVRGSTVRIFNERELVGEIPAHPIAEEAPCYERSREKPSYLGEVNSLSLDSISMPPEMTPVLLRLLSSPNIANKEWVYHQYDHMIGTDTVILPGSDAAVLRIKGTKRSDSLKGDSPRGDSPKGVAMATDCNSTYCYLDPYQGAMHAVAEAARNIVCSGAKPLAVTDCLNFGNPENPGILWQFEQAIRGITEACLFLGTPIVSGNVSFYNESLGQSVYPTPTIGMVGLLEDVKTHCTQWFKEEGDLVFLLGNAEGELGGSEYLSLVHGKVQGTPPPLKLAREKKVQETCLQGIQKGWIRSAHDCSEGGLAVALAECCISGPQLWGVDIKVRANGRSPLRPDLLLFGEAASRIVVTVRENNLQRFLRWARLKKCPVQRLGVVTRGPFRLDPWITVPTAELQKAWKEGFVKCVA, encoded by the coding sequence ATGGATACTAAAACTGTCCAGCAACATGGCCTCTCATCGGAAGAGTACCAGAAAATTCTCACCATTCTGGGACGGGAACCGAATCTTTTGGAGCTGGGAATTTTTTCGGTCATGTGGAGCGAGCACTGTTCCTACAAGAGCTCCCGTGTTTTCTTAAAAAAACTGCCGACAAAAGGGAAACAGGTCCTCTGCGGACCGGGAGAAAACGCCGGTATCGTAGATATCGGGGATGGTCTGGGTCTTGTCTTCAAGATGGAGAGCCATAACCATCCTTCTTTTATTGAACCGTTCCAGGGGGCGGCGACCGGTGTCGGCGGTATCCTTCGGGATGTCTTTACGATGGGGGCCAGGCCGATCGCCCTCTTGAACTCCCTTCGGTTTGGTTCCCCCAATCACCCCAAGACAAAATATCTGGTCAAAGGGGTGGTGGCCGGGATCGCCGGCTATGGGAACTGCATGGGGATTCCGACTGTGGGTGGCGAGGTCTCTTTTCATTCTTCCTATAACGGGAATAACCTTGTGAATGCGATGTGCGTTGGACTCGTGAAGAAAAACAGGATCTTCAAGGCCAAGGCGGCAGGGGTGGGGAATCCGGTCTTTTACGTTGGTTCCAAGACAGGACGGGATGGGATCCATGGGGCGACGATGGCCAGTGATGTCTTTGACGAAAAATCGGAAGAAAAAAGGCCGACGGTTCAAGTCGGAGACCCTTTTACCGAAAAGCGGCTAATGGAGGCCTGTCTGGAACTTTTTCAGACGAAGGACCTGGTGGGGATTCAGGATATGGGGGCCGCCGGCCTCACCTGTTCCTCCTTTGAAATGGCCTCCAAGGGGAATGTCGGGATCGATCTGGACCTCTCGAAAGTCCCGCTCCGTGAAGTGGGGATGACCCCTTATGAGGTGATGCTTTCTGAATCTCAGGAGCGGATGCTGTTTGTGGCCAAAAAAGGAGCTGAAAAAAGGGTGGAGAAGATTTTCAAAAAGTGGGGTCTGGATGTTTCCGCTATCGGCAAGGTAGTTCGAGGGAGTACGGTGCGGATTTTCAATGAAAGGGAACTGGTGGGAGAGATCCCGGCGCACCCGATCGCTGAAGAAGCCCCCTGCTATGAACGGTCCAGGGAGAAACCCTCTTATTTGGGCGAAGTCAATTCCTTGAGTCTTGATTCTATTTCCATGCCGCCGGAGATGACGCCTGTCCTGCTCCGGCTTCTCTCCTCTCCCAATATCGCCAACAAGGAGTGGGTTTATCATCAGTACGATCATATGATCGGGACTGATACGGTGATCTTGCCGGGAAGCGATGCCGCGGTTCTTCGGATCAAAGGAACAAAAAGGAGCGATTCGCTCAAGGGTGATTCACCAAGGGGTGATTCACCCAAGGGGGTGGCGATGGCCACCGACTGCAACAGTACCTATTGCTACCTTGACCCTTATCAAGGGGCGATGCATGCGGTGGCCGAGGCGGCCCGTAATATTGTCTGTTCCGGGGCAAAACCGTTGGCGGTGACCGACTGCCTGAATTTTGGAAACCCGGAAAATCCGGGAATCCTCTGGCAGTTTGAGCAGGCAATCCGGGGGATTACGGAGGCCTGCCTGTTTTTGGGAACACCGATTGTCTCCGGCAATGTCAGCTTTTATAATGAAAGTCTCGGTCAATCTGTTTATCCGACACCAACAATCGGCATGGTTGGCCTGCTGGAGGATGTCAAAACCCATTGTACCCAATGGTTCAAGGAAGAAGGGGATCTCGTTTTTCTGTTGGGAAATGCTGAAGGGGAGTTGGGGGGGTCGGAGTATTTGAGTCTTGTTCATGGCAAGGTTCAAGGCACGCCGCCCCCTTTAAAGTTGGCGAGGGAAAAGAAGGTCCAGGAGACCTGCCTCCAAGGGATTCAAAAGGGGTGGATCCGTTCCGCCCATGATTGTTCGGAAGGGGGCTTGGCTGTGGCCTTGGCAGAGTGTTGTATTTCAGGCCCTCAATTGTGGGGGGTCGATATTAAGGTACGGGCGAACGGCCGTTCGCCCTTACGCCCCGACCTACTTTTATTCGGTGAAGCGGCCTCCCGAATTGTTGTCACTGTTCGGGAAAACAATTTGCAGCGGTTTCTCCGATGGGCTAGGCTTAAGAAATGCCCTGTCCAAAGATTGGGTGTTGTGACCCGGGGGCCTTTTAGGCTGGATCCCTGGATCACTGTTCCGACCGCCGAATTGCAGAAGGCCTGGAAAGAGGGTTTTGTAAAATGTGTGGCATAG
- the purS gene encoding phosphoribosylformylglycinamidine synthase subunit PurS has product MTAKIYITLKSGVLDPQGKAVCQALASLRFEEVRDVRIGKYVELKLTTEDKEEAERRVKEMCEKLLANTVIESYRFEIV; this is encoded by the coding sequence ATGACGGCAAAAATCTATATCACTCTAAAATCAGGCGTGTTGGACCCCCAGGGGAAGGCGGTTTGTCAGGCGCTGGCGAGCCTCCGCTTTGAGGAGGTCCGGGATGTCCGGATCGGCAAATATGTCGAGCTGAAGTTGACCACCGAAGATAAAGAAGAAGCGGAGCGGCGGGTAAAAGAAATGTGTGAAAAACTGCTCGCCAATACGGTGATTGAATCATACAGGTTTGAGATCGTATGA
- a CDS encoding amidophosphoribosyltransferase yields MCGIVGIYNHPEAANLAYLGLYALQHRGQESAGIISSDGQLLHSHKDMGHVADIFSEAALQRLPGKNAIGHVRYSTTGESMMKNCQPIAIDYSRGGLAVAHNGNLVNAQKIRAELEAHGAIFQSTMDTEVVIHLIAQSPKNSLVDRIIDALSQIRGAYSMLFLTETRIIAVRDPYGWRPLVLGQKGDSWVVASETCALDLIEAEFVREIEPGEVVVIDKNGAHSQKPFVIPRKKAMCIFEFIYFARPDSHIFGRDVYEMRKGFGQQLAREHPVKADVVIPIPDSGVQAALGYAEESGIPFQFGLIRNHYVGRTFIEPKESIRNFGVKIKLNPVREVLKGKRVVAVDDSIVRGTTSRKIVKMIRDAGAKEVHVRISSPPTTGPCYYGIDTPDKDELIAASKSVDEIRKFIDADSLGYLSPQGLYWFEKNPGEWFCDACFTGNYPVPMEDPASKLKLATR; encoded by the coding sequence ATGTGTGGCATAGTCGGCATTTATAACCATCCGGAAGCGGCAAATCTTGCCTACCTGGGGCTTTATGCCCTTCAACATCGCGGTCAGGAGAGCGCCGGGATCATCTCCTCCGACGGCCAACTTCTTCACAGTCACAAGGATATGGGTCATGTCGCCGATATCTTTTCCGAGGCGGCACTGCAGAGACTCCCCGGCAAGAATGCGATCGGGCATGTCCGCTATTCAACGACCGGCGAGAGCATGATGAAAAATTGCCAGCCGATCGCCATCGATTATTCCCGGGGGGGGCTGGCGGTTGCCCACAACGGGAATCTTGTCAATGCCCAGAAGATTCGTGCCGAACTGGAGGCCCATGGAGCGATTTTTCAGTCGACCATGGATACGGAGGTGGTGATCCACCTGATTGCGCAGTCCCCCAAGAATTCCCTCGTGGACCGGATCATCGATGCCTTAAGCCAGATTCGCGGTGCCTATTCGATGCTCTTTTTGACGGAAACGAGGATCATCGCCGTTCGGGACCCTTACGGCTGGCGTCCACTGGTTTTGGGACAGAAGGGGGATTCGTGGGTCGTGGCCAGTGAGACCTGTGCCCTCGACCTGATTGAGGCGGAATTCGTTCGGGAGATCGAACCGGGTGAGGTTGTCGTGATTGACAAGAATGGTGCCCATTCCCAAAAACCGTTCGTGATCCCCCGCAAAAAGGCGATGTGCATTTTTGAATTCATCTATTTTGCAAGGCCGGACAGTCATATCTTTGGCCGGGATGTCTATGAGATGCGGAAAGGGTTCGGACAACAACTGGCCCGTGAGCATCCGGTAAAAGCGGATGTGGTGATTCCGATACCGGACAGCGGCGTTCAGGCGGCATTGGGTTATGCGGAAGAGTCCGGAATCCCGTTTCAGTTTGGACTCATCCGGAACCATTATGTGGGCCGGACATTTATTGAACCGAAGGAATCGATCCGGAACTTTGGCGTCAAAATTAAATTGAACCCGGTCAGGGAGGTTCTCAAAGGCAAGAGGGTTGTGGCGGTGGATGATTCCATCGTCCGCGGGACAACCTCCCGCAAGATCGTCAAGATGATCCGTGACGCCGGGGCCAAGGAAGTTCATGTGCGGATCTCCTCCCCGCCGACGACAGGGCCTTGCTATTATGGGATCGATACGCCAGACAAGGATGAACTGATTGCCGCCTCGAAGAGTGTTGATGAGATTAGAAAGTTCATCGACGCCGACTCTTTAGGGTATCTTTCACCGCAAGGGCTCTATTGGTTTGAAAAAAATCCGGGAGAATGGTTCTGCGACGCCTGCTTTACCGGAAATTATCCTGTCCCGATGGAAGACCCTGCCAGTAAACTCAAACTAGCTACAAGATAG
- the purQ gene encoding phosphoribosylformylglycinamidine synthase I: protein MKFGVVVFPGSNCDHDCFHAIHDLLEQPASFIWHKETRLPKVDCLILPGGFSYGDYLRTGAIARFSPIMKEVLSFARRGGLVLGICNGFQILTEAGLLPGVLMRNTNLQFICKTVSLRVENTNTRFTKLYTPSPLIPLPRGGTPPPIGGDVPKGQRGRMGVGGRVVVKMPIAHGDGNYFCDPETLKRLKGEERVVFRYEGENPNGSLDSIAGIINEKGNILGMMPHPERCAEPLLGNVDGRRLFESVIL, encoded by the coding sequence ATGAAATTTGGTGTCGTCGTCTTTCCCGGTTCCAATTGTGATCACGACTGCTTCCATGCCATTCATGACCTTCTGGAACAGCCAGCCTCCTTTATATGGCACAAGGAGACCAGGCTCCCCAAAGTGGATTGTCTGATCCTCCCCGGTGGTTTCTCCTATGGGGATTACTTGAGGACCGGCGCCATTGCCCGTTTTTCGCCGATCATGAAAGAGGTCTTGTCGTTTGCCAGGAGGGGTGGACTTGTTCTTGGGATCTGCAACGGTTTCCAAATCTTGACCGAGGCGGGCCTTCTCCCCGGCGTGCTGATGCGGAACACCAACCTCCAATTTATTTGCAAGACAGTCTCCCTCAGGGTGGAGAATACGAATACCCGGTTTACAAAACTCTACACCCCCTCCCCCTTAATCCCCCTCCCTCGAGGGGGAACTCCCCCGCCAATCGGGGGAGATGTCCCGAAGGGACAGAGAGGGCGGATGGGGGTGGGGGGGAGGGTGGTGGTCAAGATGCCGATCGCCCATGGGGATGGGAACTATTTTTGCGATCCGGAAACCTTGAAAAGGTTGAAAGGGGAAGAAAGGGTTGTCTTTCGTTATGAAGGGGAGAACCCGAACGGTTCTTTGGATTCAATTGCTGGCATTATTAATGAAAAGGGGAATATCTTGGGGATGATGCCGCATCCGGAACGGTGTGCCGAGCCGCTTCTGGGAAATGTGGATGGGAGGCGGTTGTTTGAATCGGTGATTTTGTAA
- a CDS encoding CTP synthase, which yields MKTKFIFITGGVVSSLGKGLASASIAALLEARGLKVTLQKLDPYINVDPGTMNPFQHGEVFVTDDGAETDLDLGHYERFANVRLGKLNNCTTGKIYNSVIQKERRGDYLGRTVQVIPHITDEIKGSVMKVASGIDLAIVEIGGTVGDIESLPFLEAIRQFRADIGRDNVLYIHLTLVPFIAAAGELKTKPTQHSVGKLREIGIQPDILLCRTDRPLAKELKSKIALFCNVPPDCVFTAKDVSSIYEVPSHFHQEGLDEKIVEILNIWTREPDLSAWENLVKTIKNPQGEVTIAIVGKYVHLTDSYKSLNEALVHGGIANNQKVNLRFIDSEEIEKSDSVAKIIQQEGKGDSPREPDGILVPGGFGERGVEGKIKAIRYARENKIPFFGICLGMQLAVIEVARHLCNLKDANSSEFNPHTPHPVISLMEEQKAVVTKGATMRLGSYPCRVEKGSNAFAAYSEKEISERHRHRYEFNNSYEEKLSQKGLVVSGVCPEGNLVEIVELKKHPWFLGCQFHPEFKSRPMHPHPLFASFIKAAALQKAQKEWKGSKGDSPKGEEMSPTIPFPRSSKK from the coding sequence GTGAAAACAAAATTTATTTTCATTACCGGTGGTGTCGTCAGCTCTTTAGGAAAAGGGCTCGCCTCCGCCTCCATTGCCGCCCTGCTCGAGGCCCGCGGGCTCAAGGTAACGCTTCAGAAATTAGACCCTTACATCAATGTGGATCCCGGAACGATGAACCCGTTCCAGCATGGGGAGGTTTTTGTGACCGACGACGGCGCGGAGACCGATCTGGACCTCGGCCACTACGAACGGTTCGCCAATGTCCGTCTGGGGAAACTCAACAATTGTACCACCGGCAAGATTTACAACTCTGTCATCCAAAAAGAACGACGCGGCGATTACCTCGGCCGGACCGTTCAGGTCATCCCCCATATCACCGATGAGATCAAAGGTTCCGTGATGAAGGTTGCCTCTGGAATCGACCTGGCGATTGTGGAAATTGGCGGGACCGTCGGCGACATCGAAAGCCTCCCCTTTCTGGAGGCGATCCGCCAGTTCCGGGCCGATATCGGACGGGATAATGTCCTTTATATCCACCTGACCCTCGTCCCCTTCATCGCCGCCGCCGGTGAATTAAAGACAAAACCGACGCAACATTCCGTCGGCAAACTCCGTGAAATCGGAATCCAACCGGACATCCTTCTCTGCCGGACTGATCGGCCTCTCGCCAAGGAACTGAAATCAAAGATCGCCCTCTTCTGCAACGTTCCCCCCGACTGTGTCTTTACCGCAAAAGATGTCAGTTCCATCTACGAGGTCCCCAGCCATTTCCATCAGGAAGGGCTGGACGAGAAAATCGTGGAGATTTTGAACATCTGGACCCGCGAGCCGGATCTTTCCGCCTGGGAAAATCTGGTCAAAACGATCAAGAACCCGCAGGGAGAGGTCACGATCGCGATCGTCGGCAAATATGTCCACCTGACCGATTCGTACAAGAGCCTCAATGAAGCGCTGGTCCATGGCGGGATCGCCAATAATCAAAAAGTGAACCTCCGGTTCATTGATTCGGAGGAGATTGAAAAATCCGATTCCGTCGCGAAGATTATCCAGCAGGAGGGGAAGGGTGATTCACCCAGGGAGCCGGACGGGATCCTGGTCCCCGGCGGTTTTGGCGAGCGCGGCGTTGAGGGAAAGATCAAGGCGATCCGGTACGCCCGTGAAAACAAGATCCCGTTCTTCGGGATCTGTCTCGGGATGCAACTGGCGGTCATCGAGGTGGCCCGTCACCTTTGTAACTTAAAGGATGCCAATTCGAGCGAGTTCAACCCCCACACCCCGCACCCGGTGATCAGCCTGATGGAGGAACAAAAGGCGGTCGTCACCAAGGGGGCTACGATGCGGCTCGGGTCCTACCCCTGTCGCGTCGAAAAGGGTTCAAACGCCTTCGCCGCCTATAGTGAAAAAGAGATATCCGAAAGACACCGTCACCGGTACGAGTTCAACAACAGTTATGAAGAAAAGCTGTCCCAAAAGGGGCTTGTCGTCTCCGGGGTTTGTCCTGAAGGAAACCTCGTTGAGATCGTGGAGTTGAAGAAACACCCCTGGTTCCTCGGGTGTCAGTTTCATCCGGAATTCAAGTCCCGCCCGATGCACCCCCACCCGCTCTTTGCCTCCTTCATCAAGGCGGCCGCCCTCCAAAAGGCCCAAAAGGAATGGAAAGGATCGAAGGGCGATTCGCCCAAGGGTGAGGAGATGTCTCCCACGATCCCCTTCCCCAGGTCCTCCAAAAAGTAA
- a CDS encoding endonuclease domain-containing protein, which produces MVNRVERREEVVKARILRHDMTRAECLLWDELRNRGLKGLKFKRQLPLRGYIADFCCVEKRLIVELDGGHHLKEDQKIYDEERDKILGNGGFRILRILNSEVETNLPRVLEKIKTTCSKM; this is translated from the coding sequence ATGGTCAATCGTGTTGAAAGAAGAGAGGAGGTTGTCAAGGCTCGAATTTTGAGACATGACATGACACGGGCCGAATGTTTGCTCTGGGACGAGCTCCGTAATCGTGGTCTTAAAGGGCTCAAGTTTAAACGTCAACTACCTCTAAGGGGGTATATAGCTGACTTTTGTTGCGTTGAAAAGAGACTGATTGTTGAATTAGATGGAGGGCATCACCTCAAAGAAGATCAAAAAATATACGATGAAGAGAGAGATAAAATTTTAGGAAACGGAGGGTTCCGTATTTTACGAATTTTAAATAGTGAAGTGGAAACAAATCTGCCCAGAGTTCTTGAAAAGATTAAGACGACTTGCTCCAAGATGTAA